In Mytilus edulis chromosome 6, xbMytEdul2.2, whole genome shotgun sequence, the following proteins share a genomic window:
- the LOC139526823 gene encoding uncharacterized protein — protein MPIKLKDLFIICESVEKIIQWCFSLGLILDLSGEVCKKCSHGHFSLRKDSSFSNDIFYWKCSNKKCNKKVSIRNGSWFQGHNLSLEKILFITYFWIYKIDQEFVKHQLSICNQAIVDWYNYCREVCIEILEIDSEKIGGENVIVEIDESKFGKRKYHKGRRVEGQWVFGGIERDSKKSFFASVENRTKETLSKLIKDNIKPGTTIISDCWKAYDCLGSEGFEHLKVNHSVNFVDPETGAHTNTIESTWRALKKSLPKYGTVKSLYDTYFSQCCVRKKYIIGSGDPFLAFINLIKKVYNPEKQKQALITTETITVSVPQPASKKPRVLNEITNTLNSSMDDFQA, from the coding sequence ATGCCGATCAAGTTAAAagatttgtttattatttgtgaaAGTGTTGAGAAAATTATTCAGTGGTGTTTTTCACTAGGATTAATTCTAGATTTATCTGGAGAGGTATGTAAAAAGTGTAGCCATGGACATTTCAGTTTAAGAAAAGACAGTTCTTTTTCAAACGACATTTTTTATTGGAAGTGTAGCAacaaaaaatgcaataaaaaggtCTCCATCAGAAACGGATCATGGTTTCAAGGACATAATTTAAGTTtggaaaaaatattattcatCACTTATTTCTGGATTTACAAAATAGACCAAGAATTTGTTAAACATCAACTTTCTATTTGTAATCAAGCAATCGTAGATTGGTACAATTATTGCCGTGAAGTTTGCATAGAAATTTTGGAAATAGACAGTGAAAAAATAGGTGGAGAAAACGTTATCGTAGAAATAGACGAAAGTAAATTTGGAAAAAGAAAATACCATAAAGGGCGTCGAGTTGAAGGACAGTGGGTCTTTGGAGGTATAGAAAGAGACAGcaaaaaaagtttttttgcaTCAGTAGAAAATCGGACAAAAGAAACACtgtcaaaattaataaaagacaACATAAAACCAGGAACCACAATCATCAGCGACTGTTGGAAGGCATATGATTGTCTAGGATCTGAGGGATTTGAACACTTAAAAGTCAACCATTCTGTAAATTTTGTAGACCCTGAAACAGGAGCGCATACAAATACGATTGAAAGTACTTGGCGAGCACTTAAAAAATCACTTCCAAAATACGGCACAGTAAAATCCCTTTATGACACTTATTTCAGTCAATGTTGTgtacgaaaaaaatatattattggcTCTGGCGACCCTTTCCTAGCATTTATTAACCTTATTAAAAAAGTGTATAATccggaaaaacaaaaacaagccCTAATTACGACAGAAACCATCACCGTCAGTGTACCACAACCTGCATCTAAAAAACCAAGAGTACTAAACGAAATAACAAACACACTTAATTCTAGTATGGATGATTTTCAAGCTTAA
- the LOC139526641 gene encoding complement C1q-like protein 4 produces MENTIHGQEVHIKRLTERLNNMETKLKKNDQKCDKSNWWNLKELGLQVRHSVIQNTDSTLKDRHLVLGNEPVRRNRYNVNTRKRLLVHPTVMQNTKIGFYAYLGQNEDNPGKHHTIIFDVQKTNVGNGYNPFSGLFTAPQDGLYAFATSITMGHHYASFEFVKNANIQGSFFVDASATNEWRSSSSTVVLVLVQGDVVFLRTSSTYVPHGNILSSKDARSSFTGWLID; encoded by the exons ATGGAAAACACTATTCACGGACAAGAAGTGCATATCAAACGTTTGACTGAGAGACTAAATAACATGGAGACTAAATTGAAGAAAAATGATCAGAAATGTGATAAGTCGAATTGGTGGAACCTTAAGGAGCTTGGTTTGCAGGTGAGACATTCCGTTATCCAAAATACAGACAGCACCTTAAAGGACAGACATCTTGTTCTGGGAAATGAACCAGTTAGGAGGAATAGATATAATGTTAATACAA GAAAACGACTTCTCGTCCACCCCACTGTGATGCAAAATACTAAGATAGGGTTTTATGCCTATCTAGGTCAAAACGAAGACAATCCTGGGAAGCATCATACAATCATTTTTGATGTCCAGAAAACCAACGTTGGAAATGGCTACAACCCCTTTTCTGGTCTCTTTACGGCACCACAAGACGGTCTTTATGCGTTTGCAACCAGCATAACAATGGGTCATCACTATGCATCGTTTGAATTCGTGAAAAATGCCAACATTCAAGGATCTTTCTTTGTCGATGCGTCAGCAACAAATGAATGGAGGTCGTCTTCGTCGACTGTTGTCTTAGTACTTGTCCAGGGGGATGTTGTATTCCTACGAACCAGTTCAACATACGTACCGCATGGGAATATACTCAGCTCTAAGGATGCAAGATCGTCGTTTACCGGCTGGCTTATTGACTAA